GCGCGGCCCTCGCCCGGCCAAGGTTTAAATCACTGCGACCGGTTATTTATGCCGAGGTAGCCCCTTGCTTGCACTGACCACCAACGGAGTGAAGGGGAGAGCACCGAGGAGAGATCTGGATCATGCTCGGTTGGCTAAACGGCCAGTTGCTTCCGAAAAGTCAGTTCCCCATATCTCTCTTTCGGGTGTGAAGGAATATTTAATGCCAGCGTTTTGTGGTATTATTTTGACGCAGTGAAGATTGTGCGTAATTCCTAACATGATGTTCTATTTCCAGAGTGAGAGTCACCAGGCCATATAGGAAACGTCGGATTTTTGTGGTGGTGCTTGCTTTCAGCTCTGAGCAACGCGCAGAAATAACAGCGTGACGTAGCATCACCATCCTGAAATGTATTTACTGTCTGATGTGCAAACTATAGCCTGCACAAAGTACACCGACGGCGCAATGGCCATCGTTTGGTGTAAGTTTCCTAATTGCAAAGCGAAGTGTCTTTCTAGAGTTCTGAAGTATGTAGGTTGCTGGTCACATCAACAGTTCCAACAGACCCAAGGATAGGCCTACTTGAGGAGAGACTTGGCGGCAAAGAAATACCGTACAGTCAAGAGCATGAACAAATATTAGAgaaagagctgagagagagagctgagagagcttCGACCAAAAGTAGAACAGGCGATTAGTCACTTTGATCACATTGTCAGCAAGTCGCATCAGGacactaggcctatgtgttgatTTGGCAGTATTGAAGAAATTAGAGATTATCATTCTAGTCTGCCAGGTCTGTACAGATGCTGCACTCCCGAGATGAAATGGCTATGATGATCACGAGGCAGAACATTACTGATAGTACAATACGCTCTCTTGACTTTCAGTTTCTATATCGGTCAAATAGGATTAGGCTATGAAAGGTGATATTTGTGACGGGTTATGGTTTCTTTCCTTGACCGATGTGGCTTTATTTCGTACAATAACCGATGCTTTGCCCTGGTCTTGCCAAGCTTTGTATTTTCCTAAAACGCAATGCTGGTAGTGATGGCTTTAAATGTTATGTGTGGCCCACATacatttaaatgtaatattttgcaGTTTTAAGATGTCGAACATAGCATCTTGTATTCATGAACTCAAAATGAAACGACTTTTCCACCATATCAAAGCCATTTTATTGCCCTGTTTATGCTGTTTTAATGAGTCATGTCGTGGACATTGGGGACAATTTGGCTTAACAAAAACATTTGCATCAATAGGCTAGTAATAAACAGGTCCAAGCTACAAAATTGTTTTCATAATTTTACCCATTTTGTACAATGTGGGTTCAAATCAGTATGTGCAAAATATTAAGAGTTAGTTTCAACTTGACAGGCTACACTATAGCCTATCTAAAGAGTTCATTACCACCATGTATTTTATTCTGTATGCTTGTGAGAATTGTAGGCTATATGAACTTACCATTCTGTAAACCAATTCGATTCGAATGTGGATAACAAGGCTCTTCACATGACAAAGAGGGTGACATGCAAGCCCCTGCCACTACATGTCATGTCAAACAGCGTGGCCAATAGGAAAGCTCGGTGGTGAGACGCCACGACCTGATTGGAGGGCTGTCGCTCACAGTGGAGAAAAGTTTTGAAAGTCCGTCCCATGATGAGTGGGCTGAAATGTAAGGCAGTTCTCCTTGCCACCAGGAAACAGAAGCAGAATTTCCCCCTATCGTAACTATTGCTTTCGCACGAAGCAAATCTTTCACTCGATTGGACATCAGAGACTGGCAAAACTGGACTCGGCCTTGGTCAGGGGTCCTAATTCCGACATTTGTCTAATTGCGGGAGGACTCAACGCAATGGGTGAGTAGAACGCCTCAGCATGCTCTGTTGTTTTAGATGTAACgcagtgtagcctactgttaACTTAGATCGCTTTTGCATCATTTTGGCACGCGCGCATTATAACTAAGGTATAGCCCATTTAATGCAAAACTATTAGGTCATCGATATACGTTTCCGACTGCGGGGGAAATTGCATTTCCCCCCTTACAAACGCGATTTCAGGTGATTTATGAACGCGAGACGCTATAACCAACGATGCGTAATTTAGCAATCCTAATCGATTTGGTAAGTTTTGGGTATTGTAAAATGTAACCATAATTCACTGATGGTAAATAATTTGATGAGTTGAGGTGCGTAATTCATCTGTGAACTATATGAAATACATCTCGACTTTCGAGAACGTACAGCCTGGTAGGCTATTGACAGACAGCTTATAGTGTATGGGAGgaatcaatcaaacaaaaccaTATAGGCTTGTGTTCCCTTCCACTCAGAATTTACTTTTCTGTATGTCTCCGATTCTCCAGAGCCAGCCTTCGGGGAGGTGAACCAGCTAGGCGGCGTTTTTGTCAACGGAAGACCGCTACCTAACGCTATACGGCTGCGGATCGTGGAGCTTGCCCAGTTGGGTATCAGGCCTTGTGATATCAGCAGACAACTCCGGGTATCCCATGGCTGCGTTAGCAAGATCCTGGCCCGGTACAACGAGACTGGCTCCATCCTTCCCGGAGCAATCGGAGGCAGCAAGCCGAGGGTCACCACACCAACTGTCGTTAAACACATTCGGACTTACAAGCAAAGAGACCCGGGTATTTTCGCCTGGGAGATCCGGGACAGACTCTTGGCTGATGGGGTGTGCGATAAATTCAACCTTCCTTCGGTGAGCTCCATCAGTCGGATTCTCCGCAACAAAATAGGGAACCTATCTCAACAAAGCCAGTATGAGTCGAGTAAACAAACGCCTCATCCCCAAACACAACCGACATTATCATACAACCATATCTACTCATATCCAACCCCCATCGCAGCCACGGGGACCAAAGTACCAACACCCCCAGGAATGCCAACTCTGCCCGGACACATGGCAATGCACAGGATATGGCCGTCATCTCATTCTGTCACAGACATACTTGGCATTCGGTCCATAACGGAACAACAGAGTAAGCATTTATTATCTGTTTATAAACAAGTATATGACGGAGAAAGGCCTCACTTCTTTTACTGACTTCAGTGGGTAGCCAAAGAAgcggtggcagtgtgtgtgtgtgt
This is a stretch of genomic DNA from Engraulis encrasicolus isolate BLACKSEA-1 chromosome 19, IST_EnEncr_1.0, whole genome shotgun sequence. It encodes these proteins:
- the pax9 gene encoding paired box protein Pax-9, producing MEPAFGEVNQLGGVFVNGRPLPNAIRLRIVELAQLGIRPCDISRQLRVSHGCVSKILARYNETGSILPGAIGGSKPRVTTPTVVKHIRTYKQRDPGIFAWEIRDRLLADGVCDKFNLPSVSSISRILRNKIGNLSQQSQYESSKQTPHPQTQPTLSYNHIYSYPTPIAATGTKVPTPPGMPTLPGHMAMHRIWPSSHSVTDILGIRSITEQQISDSPSFPSAKLEEWNTINRSNFPPSNALLVNGVDKAHLDSEFTQTPSGLPTASSYVTVPSTPRCHPTTPASPYTACSATTSAYATGPTWPPPNGSAPCPRSCDASLVAVPLALKTFNTTTSSSTMAMMAAGRDHYHHDHYHATQQHLNHPHHHSHHLHHPLTTALAR